One window from the genome of Leuconostoc suionicum encodes:
- the rpsL gene encoding 30S ribosomal protein S12, producing MPTINQLVRKPRKSKVSKSKSPALNFGYNSMKKKATNNAAPQKRGVATRVGTMTPKKPNSALRKYARVRLSNLYEVTAYIPGIGHNLQEHSVVLIRGGRVKDLPGVRYHIIRGALDTAGVDGRMTSRSKYGTKAPKK from the coding sequence ATGCCTACAATTAACCAACTGGTTCGTAAGCCACGTAAGTCAAAGGTTTCTAAGTCAAAATCACCTGCTTTGAACTTTGGCTACAACTCAATGAAGAAGAAGGCAACTAACAATGCCGCACCACAAAAGCGTGGTGTTGCTACTCGTGTTGGAACAATGACACCTAAGAAGCCTAACTCAGCTTTGCGTAAGTACGCCCGTGTGCGTCTTTCAAACTTATATGAAGTAACTGCATATATTCCAGGTATTGGACACAACTTGCAAGAACACTCTGTTGTTTTGATTCGTGGTGGCCGTGTTAAGGATTTGCCTGGTGTACGTTACCACATTATCCGTGGAGCTTTGGATACTGCGGGCGTTGATGGTCGTATGACTTCACGTTCAAAGTATGGCACAAAGGCACCAAAGAAGTAA
- the rpsG gene encoding 30S ribosomal protein S7, whose translation MPRKGYTKRQEILPDPIYNSKLVSRLINKLMLDGKRGTASTILYDAFDRIKEATGNDPLEVFEQAMENIMPVLEVKARRVGGSNYQVPIEVRPDRRSTLGLRWLVNYSRLRNEHTMDERLAKEIMDAANDTGASVKKREDTHKMAEANRAFAHYRW comes from the coding sequence ATGCCACGTAAAGGTTATACTAAGCGTCAGGAAATTTTGCCTGACCCAATTTACAACTCAAAGCTCGTTTCACGTTTGATCAACAAGTTGATGCTTGATGGTAAGCGTGGTACAGCTTCAACAATCTTGTACGATGCTTTTGATCGTATCAAGGAAGCAACTGGTAACGATCCATTAGAAGTTTTTGAACAAGCTATGGAAAACATCATGCCAGTTTTGGAAGTTAAAGCACGCCGTGTTGGTGGTTCTAACTACCAAGTGCCAATCGAAGTTCGTCCAGATCGTCGTTCAACTTTGGGACTACGCTGGTTAGTTAACTACTCACGTTTGCGTAACGAACATACAATGGATGAACGTTTAGCTAAAGAAATCATGGATGCAGCCAACGATACTGGTGCATCTGTTAAGAAGCGTGAAGACACACATAAGATGGCCGAAGCGAACCGTGCATTTGCGCACTACCGTTGGTAA
- the fusA gene encoding elongation factor G codes for MAKREYPLERTRNIGIMAHIDAGKTTTTERILYYTGKIHKIGETHDGASQMDFMEQEKERGITIQSAATTAVWHGFFDQFAKTPYRVNIIDTPGHVDFTIEVERALRVLDGAVAVLDGAAGVEPQTETVWRQATTYDVPRIVFVNKMDKMGADFQMSVDSIHERLQVNAEAIQWPIGAEDDFEAVIDLITQEAYYPEDDLGEKWAPREIPAELKELAEEKRNTLIEAVADVDDDLMEKYLEGEDISIEELKAAIRRATLALQFYPVLAGSAYKDKGVQMMLDAVVDYLPGPLDVKPYIANDPKTDEEVDLIADDTKPFAALAFKIMTDPFVGRLTFMRVYTGTLKSGSYVQNTSSDTRERVGRLLQMHATSRTEIEEVFSGDIAAAIGLKNTTTGDSLTDVNHQLILESMEFPEPVIELAIEPKTKADQDKLSNAIQKLAEEDPSFRATTNQETGQTLIAGMGELQLDIMVDRMRREFNVEATVGAPQVAYREAFTKTVQARGFFKRQSGGKGQYGDVYIEFAPNEEGAGFEFEDAIVGGVVPREYIPSVEAGLKDALNAGPLAGFPLVDLKAKLYDGSYHDVDSSEAAFKIAASLALKEAAKTAGAVILEPIMAVDIVAPEDNLGDVMGHVSARRGMIEGQESRGPVLAVKAKVPLSEMFGYATTLRSATQGRGTFQMVFDHYEAVPKNIQEEIIKTHGQED; via the coding sequence ATGGCAAAACGTGAATACCCACTAGAACGTACACGTAATATCGGAATCATGGCCCACATTGATGCGGGTAAGACAACGACTACTGAACGTATCTTGTACTATACAGGTAAAATTCACAAAATTGGTGAAACACATGACGGTGCTTCACAAATGGATTTCATGGAACAAGAAAAGGAACGTGGAATTACTATCCAATCAGCCGCTACAACGGCTGTATGGCACGGTTTCTTTGACCAATTCGCTAAGACACCTTATCGTGTTAACATCATCGATACACCAGGACACGTTGATTTCACAATCGAAGTTGAACGTGCATTGCGTGTTTTGGATGGTGCTGTAGCGGTTTTGGATGGCGCTGCTGGTGTTGAACCTCAAACTGAAACAGTTTGGCGTCAAGCAACCACATATGATGTACCACGTATCGTATTCGTTAACAAGATGGATAAGATGGGTGCTGATTTCCAAATGTCAGTGGATTCAATCCATGAGCGTTTGCAAGTTAATGCTGAAGCTATTCAATGGCCAATTGGTGCCGAAGATGACTTTGAAGCTGTTATTGACTTGATTACACAAGAAGCATATTATCCTGAAGATGATTTGGGAGAAAAGTGGGCACCACGCGAAATTCCTGCAGAGTTAAAGGAATTGGCAGAAGAAAAGCGCAATACATTGATTGAAGCCGTTGCTGATGTTGATGATGATTTGATGGAAAAGTATCTTGAAGGTGAAGATATTTCAATCGAAGAATTAAAAGCTGCAATTCGTCGTGCTACTTTGGCATTACAATTCTACCCAGTTCTTGCAGGTTCAGCCTACAAGGATAAGGGTGTCCAAATGATGCTGGATGCGGTTGTTGATTATTTGCCAGGACCTTTGGATGTTAAGCCATATATCGCTAACGACCCAAAGACAGATGAAGAAGTTGACTTGATTGCTGATGATACCAAGCCTTTTGCTGCGTTGGCATTTAAGATTATGACTGATCCATTCGTTGGTCGTTTGACATTTATGCGTGTGTATACTGGTACTTTGAAGTCTGGTTCATACGTACAAAACACATCTTCTGACACTCGTGAACGTGTTGGTCGTTTGCTACAAATGCATGCTACTTCACGTACTGAAATCGAAGAAGTATTCTCAGGTGATATCGCTGCTGCGATTGGCTTGAAGAACACAACAACTGGCGATTCATTGACAGATGTTAATCATCAATTGATTCTTGAATCAATGGAATTCCCAGAACCTGTTATTGAATTGGCTATTGAGCCAAAGACAAAGGCTGACCAAGACAAGCTATCAAATGCTATCCAAAAGTTAGCTGAAGAAGATCCATCATTCCGTGCAACAACAAACCAAGAAACTGGTCAAACTTTGATCGCTGGAATGGGTGAATTGCAATTGGATATCATGGTTGATCGTATGCGTCGTGAGTTTAACGTTGAAGCAACAGTTGGTGCACCTCAAGTTGCTTATCGTGAAGCGTTCACTAAGACAGTTCAAGCTCGTGGATTCTTCAAGCGTCAATCAGGTGGTAAAGGTCAATATGGTGATGTTTATATTGAATTCGCACCAAACGAAGAAGGTGCTGGCTTTGAATTCGAAGATGCTATTGTTGGTGGTGTTGTGCCACGTGAATACATCCCTTCAGTTGAAGCTGGTTTGAAGGATGCATTAAATGCTGGTCCTTTGGCAGGATTCCCATTAGTTGACTTGAAGGCTAAGTTGTATGATGGTTCATATCACGATGTCGATTCTAGTGAAGCTGCCTTTAAGATTGCTGCATCATTGGCATTGAAGGAAGCAGCAAAGACGGCTGGTGCGGTTATTCTTGAACCTATCATGGCTGTTGATATTGTTGCACCTGAAGATAACCTTGGTGATGTTATGGGACACGTCTCAGCTCGCCGTGGTATGATCGAAGGTCAAGAATCACGTGGACCTGTATTGGCTGTTAAGGCTAAGGTTCCTTTGTCAGAAATGTTTGGTTATGCAACTACTTTGCGTTCAGCTACGCAAGGTCGTGGTACATTCCAGATGGTATTTGACCACTATGAAGCTGTTCCTAAGAACATTCAAGAAGAAATCATCAAGACACACGGTCAAGAAGATTAA
- a CDS encoding CynX/NimT family MFS transporter, with protein sequence MLKNNKNHSKFLVPGIIVVGMVLRLPFTSIPPILGNIARSLHVPVSSLGILTTIPLLAFAIFSVFAPKVAQKLGLERAFTLMLGLLIIGSFIRILNTPLLYIGTACIGVAIAHMNVLLPSVIRTYFPQKVGFMTSIFTFSMMLATAIGAALSAPITAVTGWHTFIILLTVLLIIALFVWLPNQNFVHNNQTTVKTKSENVLKPSIWRNKYAWLLLFFSGVQSIMFYILLAWGPTMAVQTGLSASTASLFAGLNSLIGLPFALFIPSIVARLDSGQRQWLVGTFSILGTLGYMLLLFPQGTFTYWLIVNLLIGVGTSALFPYLMTTLSLKTSNAEQTARLSGMAQSGGYLLAATGPLLFGYAYGWFHSWIPQIIMLIILFILMTIAILIVENQDKILD encoded by the coding sequence ATGCTGAAAAATAATAAAAATCATAGTAAATTTTTAGTACCCGGGATAATCGTTGTAGGAATGGTTTTACGCTTACCCTTCACGTCTATTCCACCGATATTGGGAAATATTGCGCGTTCATTGCATGTACCGGTTTCTAGTCTAGGAATCTTAACAACGATACCTTTACTGGCGTTCGCCATTTTTTCAGTTTTTGCGCCAAAGGTAGCACAAAAGTTGGGGTTAGAACGTGCTTTCACACTCATGCTTGGATTGCTTATTATTGGTTCGTTCATTCGAATCTTAAATACACCTCTTCTCTACATTGGTACTGCATGCATAGGAGTTGCGATTGCACATATGAACGTTTTATTACCTAGTGTGATTCGAACGTATTTTCCGCAAAAAGTTGGTTTTATGACTTCGATATTTACATTTAGTATGATGCTAGCGACTGCTATAGGGGCAGCACTTTCGGCACCCATTACTGCTGTGACTGGTTGGCATACATTTATAATTTTGTTAACGGTTCTACTAATAATCGCATTATTTGTTTGGTTACCTAATCAAAATTTTGTTCATAATAACCAAACAACAGTTAAAACAAAATCTGAGAATGTTTTGAAACCCAGTATTTGGCGAAATAAGTATGCTTGGCTATTGTTGTTTTTTAGTGGTGTACAGTCAATTATGTTCTACATTCTATTAGCCTGGGGACCAACGATGGCAGTGCAGACTGGTTTGTCGGCTTCTACAGCCAGTTTGTTTGCTGGATTGAATTCATTGATTGGTCTGCCATTTGCTTTGTTTATTCCATCAATTGTTGCCAGACTTGATAGTGGGCAACGGCAGTGGCTAGTGGGGACGTTTTCAATATTGGGTACTTTAGGGTACATGTTGTTACTTTTCCCGCAAGGAACGTTTACCTATTGGTTAATCGTTAATTTATTAATCGGGGTTGGTACATCAGCATTATTCCCATACTTAATGACAACGCTTAGTTTAAAAACTAGTAATGCAGAGCAAACAGCACGGCTGTCTGGCATGGCACAAAGTGGTGGCTATTTATTAGCTGCAACTGGGCCACTGTTATTTGGTTATGCATATGGTTGGTTTCATTCTTGGATTCCGCAAATTATTATGTTAATTATCTTATTTATTCTGATGACAATTGCAATATTAATTGTGGAAAATCAAGATAAAATTTTGGATTAA
- a CDS encoding ABC transporter ATP-binding protein, giving the protein MSEKQVPIIAFNQVDLSFGDTHVLNNVDLEIEAGKFYTLLGPSGSGKSTILKLISGQLTADSGDISFEGQRVNDVPAEKRKVNTVFQNYALFPNMNVFDNVAFGPTLKGMNKTEIKNKVKEMLNLVKLSDFVDREIDELSGGQQQRVAIARALANDPEVLLLDEPLSALDYKLRKSMQYELREIQQRLGITFVFVTHDQEEALAMSDWIFVMNDGVIQQNGSPEDIYDEPINHFVADFIGESNIVDGIMKADYVVHFVGKDFENVDAGMRPNERVEVVLRPEDLDLTSIENGKLVVTIEDQSFRGDYYEITARDDDGNEWQVQATNSAIIGARVGLTFDPEDIHIMRFNESEDDFDARLESYEDDDEI; this is encoded by the coding sequence GTGAGTGAGAAACAAGTACCAATTATTGCTTTTAATCAAGTGGATTTGTCTTTTGGAGACACACATGTTTTAAATAATGTTGATTTAGAGATTGAAGCTGGTAAATTTTATACTTTACTTGGACCATCTGGTTCAGGAAAATCAACTATCTTGAAACTAATTTCTGGACAGCTAACGGCTGACTCAGGAGATATATCTTTTGAAGGTCAACGTGTTAATGATGTACCTGCGGAAAAGAGAAAAGTGAATACCGTATTCCAAAACTATGCATTATTTCCAAATATGAATGTTTTTGATAACGTTGCTTTCGGTCCGACTCTAAAAGGAATGAATAAGACGGAAATTAAGAATAAAGTGAAAGAAATGCTTAATTTGGTCAAGTTAAGTGATTTTGTTGATCGCGAGATTGATGAGTTATCAGGAGGGCAACAGCAACGCGTTGCGATTGCGCGTGCTTTGGCTAATGACCCAGAGGTTTTATTACTCGATGAGCCTTTGTCAGCTTTAGACTACAAGTTACGTAAAAGTATGCAATATGAACTTCGAGAAATTCAACAGCGCTTAGGGATTACATTTGTTTTCGTGACACATGACCAAGAAGAAGCATTAGCAATGTCTGATTGGATATTTGTTATGAATGATGGAGTTATTCAGCAAAATGGTTCACCAGAAGATATTTATGATGAACCAATCAATCACTTTGTTGCTGATTTTATTGGTGAAAGCAACATTGTTGATGGCATCATGAAAGCAGATTACGTGGTTCATTTTGTGGGTAAAGATTTTGAAAATGTTGATGCAGGAATGCGCCCCAACGAGAGAGTTGAAGTAGTGTTACGACCCGAGGACTTAGATTTGACGTCCATTGAAAATGGTAAATTAGTCGTTACTATTGAAGACCAGTCATTTAGAGGAGACTACTATGAAATTACGGCTAGAGATGATGATGGTAATGAATGGCAAGTTCAGGCAACAAATTCGGCAATAATTGGTGCTAGAGTCGGTTTGACATTTGATCCTGAGGATATCCACATTATGCGATTTAATGAGTCTGAGGACGATTTTGATGCGCGTCTGGAGAGCTATGAGGACGATGATGAAATCTAA
- a CDS encoding ABC transporter permease, giving the protein MMKSKQQRQIFYIVPYGIWLLLFVIAPLILMLFQSFTTANGHFTFSNYATYFGSGTYLRMTFNSVWYAFLITVITLVISYPTAYLLNQLKQKQFWLLLVILPTWINLLLKTYAFIGLLSKTGTVNNFISLWGIAPQQLLFSDWSFLLVAAYIEIPFMILPIFNSLAEIDPRLSQASHDLGANKWQTLRYVIFPLSMPGVKAGIQAVFIPSLSLFMITRLIGGNRVITLGTAIEEHFLVTQNWQIGSTIGVVLIVAMIATMLLTRDRARKNLRK; this is encoded by the coding sequence ATGATGAAATCTAAACAACAACGTCAAATATTTTATATTGTTCCTTATGGCATCTGGTTATTACTATTTGTTATTGCGCCATTGATATTAATGTTATTTCAGTCATTTACTACTGCTAATGGACATTTCACATTTAGCAATTATGCGACCTATTTTGGCAGTGGGACATATTTGCGAATGACCTTCAACTCAGTATGGTACGCATTTTTGATAACAGTGATTACTTTAGTGATTAGTTACCCAACAGCCTATTTATTGAATCAACTGAAACAAAAACAGTTCTGGCTATTGTTAGTCATATTGCCTACATGGATTAATTTACTGTTAAAAACGTATGCCTTTATTGGACTATTGTCCAAGACTGGGACTGTGAATAATTTCATTTCACTTTGGGGCATTGCGCCACAACAACTCTTATTTTCTGACTGGAGCTTTTTACTGGTAGCGGCTTATATCGAAATTCCTTTTATGATTTTGCCCATTTTTAATTCGTTAGCGGAGATTGATCCAAGGCTTTCTCAGGCCAGTCACGATCTAGGTGCTAATAAGTGGCAGACGCTTCGCTACGTTATCTTCCCATTGTCGATGCCGGGTGTTAAGGCCGGTATTCAGGCAGTGTTTATTCCTAGTTTGTCATTATTTATGATTACACGCTTGATTGGAGGTAATCGAGTGATTACCCTAGGAACCGCAATTGAAGAGCACTTCTTGGTCACGCAAAATTGGCAAATTGGTTCAACAATTGGCGTAGTTTTGATTGTTGCAATGATTGCTACAATGCTGCTGACACGTGATCGTGCACGTAAAAATCTAAGAAAGTGA
- a CDS encoding ABC transporter permease, which translates to MHKKFRWSNLYLVFVFVLLYLPIFFLIIYSFNAGDVMQGWDGFSLKHYAELFVDTRILEIVVNTFLVALLSSLLASIIGTAGALYIYNQRHQLAKNIFLSLNNILLVSPDVIIGASFLILFTVVGFTLGFTSVLLSHIAFSIPIVVLMVLPRLQEMNPYLVTAAKDLGANNLQMLSRVVLPVISPGILAGFFMAFTYSLDDFAVTFFVTGNGFSTLSVEIYSRARQGVSLEINALSAMMFLVSLLLVLVYYFISNRSSKGKKRDGTNLVMPATEGL; encoded by the coding sequence ATGCATAAAAAATTTAGATGGTCTAATTTGTATTTAGTGTTTGTATTTGTTTTGTTGTACTTACCCATTTTCTTTTTGATTATTTACTCCTTTAATGCAGGAGATGTCATGCAAGGATGGGATGGCTTTTCATTGAAACATTATGCCGAGCTCTTTGTCGATACAAGAATTTTAGAGATTGTGGTTAACACATTTCTAGTTGCGCTATTATCTTCGCTACTGGCTAGTATAATTGGTACAGCAGGGGCCCTGTATATCTATAATCAACGTCATCAATTGGCAAAAAATATTTTCTTATCACTTAATAATATTCTACTTGTTTCTCCGGATGTTATTATTGGCGCCTCATTTTTAATTTTATTTACCGTTGTTGGTTTTACACTCGGTTTTACTTCTGTTCTACTTTCGCATATTGCTTTTAGTATACCGATTGTTGTTTTGATGGTATTACCTCGTTTACAGGAAATGAATCCTTATTTAGTCACCGCAGCCAAGGATCTTGGTGCCAACAATTTGCAAATGTTGTCTAGGGTAGTATTACCGGTTATTTCACCGGGGATATTAGCGGGATTTTTTATGGCGTTTACTTACTCACTAGACGACTTTGCAGTGACTTTCTTTGTAACAGGAAATGGTTTTTCAACTTTGTCAGTTGAAATATATTCTCGTGCGCGCCAAGGAGTTAGTTTAGAAATCAATGCGTTATCGGCAATGATGTTTTTAGTTTCACTACTATTAGTATTGGTTTATTATTTTATTTCCAACAGATCTTCTAAAGGCAAAAAGCGCGACGGAACAAACCTTGTAATGCCGGCTACGGAGGGATTGTAA
- a CDS encoding ABC transporter substrate-binding protein, whose protein sequence is MKKLLSSVVGILIVVALLISAQHYFSAQTGTGDKSGKVLNLYNWGDYIDPALLKKFTKETGYKVSYETFDSNEAMYMKIKQGGTSYDLAVPSEYMIEKMKADDLLLPLDHSKLTGLKNYDSRFLNQSFDRGNKYSVPYFWGTLGIIYNDKYVKAKDIQHWDDLWSSKFKNQIMLIDSARDVLGITLITQGKSVNNKSVADLAAAQGKLTTLMPNVKAIIADEIKMYMAQDEAAIAVTYSGEAAEAMDKNSHLHYVVPSEGSNLWFDNIVMPKNAKHKAAAYAFLNFMSEPKNAAQNAEYIGYATPNKKALSLLPKSVREDKQFYPDEKTVRNLQTYDDLGQKWTEKYNDAFLEFKMTQR, encoded by the coding sequence ATGAAAAAATTATTATCCAGTGTAGTGGGGATATTAATTGTTGTTGCTTTACTCATTAGTGCGCAGCATTATTTTTCGGCACAGACAGGCACAGGAGACAAAAGTGGCAAAGTTTTGAACTTATATAATTGGGGAGATTATATTGATCCCGCCTTATTAAAAAAATTCACCAAAGAGACTGGCTATAAAGTTAGTTATGAAACTTTTGATTCAAATGAAGCGATGTATATGAAAATTAAGCAAGGTGGTACATCCTACGATTTAGCAGTGCCTTCAGAATATATGATTGAAAAAATGAAAGCAGATGATTTACTATTACCACTTGATCATAGTAAATTAACTGGTTTGAAGAATTACGATAGTCGTTTTCTAAATCAATCGTTCGATAGAGGTAATAAATACTCGGTTCCCTACTTCTGGGGTACACTTGGCATTATCTACAATGATAAATATGTCAAAGCTAAAGACATTCAACATTGGGACGATCTTTGGTCATCAAAGTTTAAAAATCAAATTATGTTAATTGACTCAGCAAGAGATGTTTTGGGCATCACCTTAATTACACAAGGGAAGTCCGTGAATAACAAATCGGTAGCTGACTTAGCTGCAGCGCAAGGAAAACTAACAACCTTGATGCCAAATGTCAAAGCGATTATTGCTGACGAGATTAAAATGTATATGGCTCAGGATGAGGCTGCAATAGCCGTAACTTACTCTGGTGAAGCTGCAGAAGCAATGGATAAAAACTCTCATTTGCACTATGTTGTACCTAGTGAGGGCTCGAATTTATGGTTTGACAATATTGTGATGCCAAAAAATGCTAAACATAAAGCAGCAGCATATGCATTTTTGAATTTCATGAGTGAACCGAAAAATGCTGCTCAAAATGCAGAGTATATTGGTTATGCTACACCAAATAAGAAGGCACTGTCGTTATTACCAAAATCAGTTCGGGAAGATAAACAGTTTTATCCAGATGAAAAAACAGTCCGTAATTTACAAACATATGATGATTTAGGACAAAAATGGACAGAGAAGTATAATGATGCATTCTTAGAGTTTAAGATGACACAGCGATGA
- the rpsJ gene encoding 30S ribosomal protein S10: MAQKKIRIRLKAYEHRILDQSAEKIVETAKRTGAEIAGPIPLPTERTLYTILRSPHKHKDSREQFEMRTHKRLIDIVNPTDKTVDALRKLELPSGVAIEIKL; the protein is encoded by the coding sequence ATGGCACAAAAGAAGATCCGTATCCGTTTGAAGGCATACGAACACCGTATCTTGGACCAATCAGCAGAAAAGATTGTTGAAACGGCCAAGCGTACGGGCGCAGAAATTGCTGGTCCTATTCCGCTACCAACTGAACGTACATTATATACGATTTTACGTTCACCACATAAGCATAAGGATAGCCGTGAGCAATTTGAAATGCGTACGCACAAGCGTTTGATCGATATTGTGAACCCTACTGACAAGACAGTTGACGCATTGCGTAAGCTTGAATTGCCATCAGGTGTTGCAATTGAAATCAAGTTGTAA
- the rplC gene encoding 50S ribosomal protein L3 — protein sequence MTKGILGRKVGMTQVFTESGELIAVTAVEATPNVVLQVKNAETDGYSAIQLGYQDKRTVLSNKPEQGHASKANTAPKRYVREIRNAGDEFNVGDEIKVDTFQAGEYVDVTGITKGHGFQGAIKRLGQSRGPMTHGSRYHRRPGSMGAIINRVFKGKLLPGRMGNNKRTMQNIAIVHVDVENNLLLLKGNVPGANKSLLTIKSTVKVNAKHPEVKMANASASATNSEEA from the coding sequence ATGACTAAAGGTATCTTAGGCCGCAAAGTCGGTATGACTCAGGTTTTTACAGAATCTGGTGAATTGATCGCCGTGACTGCTGTTGAAGCAACACCAAACGTCGTTTTGCAAGTAAAAAATGCAGAAACAGACGGATATAGTGCTATTCAACTTGGTTACCAAGACAAGCGCACAGTTTTGTCAAACAAACCTGAACAAGGCCATGCTTCAAAAGCAAATACGGCCCCTAAGCGCTACGTTCGTGAAATCCGCAATGCGGGAGACGAATTTAACGTTGGGGATGAGATTAAGGTTGACACATTCCAAGCGGGCGAATACGTTGACGTAACAGGAATCACGAAGGGCCATGGTTTCCAAGGTGCTATCAAGCGTTTGGGACAGTCTCGTGGTCCTATGACTCACGGTTCTCGTTACCACCGTCGCCCAGGTTCAATGGGTGCTATTATTAACCGTGTTTTCAAGGGTAAACTTTTGCCAGGACGTATGGGTAATAATAAGCGAACAATGCAAAATATTGCTATTGTTCATGTTGATGTTGAAAACAACTTGTTGCTTTTGAAGGGTAACGTACCTGGTGCTAACAAATCACTTTTGACAATCAAATCAACTGTAAAAGTAAACGCAAAGCATCCTGAAGTTAAGATGGCTAATGCATCTGCATCAGCTACTAACTCAGAAGAAGCTTAA
- the rplD gene encoding 50S ribosomal protein L4 codes for MTKVAVLKQDGSQAAEIELNDAVFAIEPNNAVITDAVLMQRASLRQGTHAVKNRSAVSGGGRKPWKQKGTGRARAGSIREPQFRGGGIVFGPSPRSYAYRINRKAYQLALKSVLSQKVADNKLVVVDALSFEAPKTQDFKKVLANLSADNKTLVVVDEDNENAILSARNLANVQVMTTKGINVLDVVNADKLVIVQSSIEEIQGGLA; via the coding sequence ATGACTAAAGTTGCTGTATTAAAGCAAGATGGTAGTCAAGCTGCAGAAATCGAATTAAATGATGCAGTATTCGCCATCGAACCTAACAACGCCGTTATTACTGATGCAGTATTGATGCAACGTGCATCATTGCGTCAAGGTACACATGCTGTTAAGAATCGTTCTGCGGTTTCTGGTGGTGGACGTAAGCCTTGGAAGCAAAAGGGTACTGGTCGTGCACGTGCCGGCTCAATTCGTGAACCTCAGTTCCGTGGTGGTGGAATTGTTTTCGGACCTTCACCACGTTCATATGCTTACCGTATTAACCGTAAGGCATATCAATTGGCATTAAAGTCAGTTTTGTCACAAAAAGTCGCTGATAACAAGTTGGTAGTTGTTGATGCTTTGTCATTTGAAGCACCAAAGACACAAGACTTTAAGAAAGTTTTGGCGAACTTGTCAGCTGATAACAAGACATTAGTAGTTGTTGATGAAGACAACGAAAACGCAATCTTGTCAGCACGTAACTTGGCTAATGTTCAAGTTATGACAACAAAGGGTATCAACGTGCTTGATGTTGTTAATGCAGATAAGCTGGTGATTGTTCAATCATCAATCGAAGAAATCCAAGGAGGTCTTGCCTAA
- the rplW gene encoding 50S ribosomal protein L23 — protein sequence MDARDIIRRPIITEASMAQTERKRYVFEVDTRATKPEIKKAIEEIFEVKVSGLNTANVRGKKKRQGRYVGYTRKLKKATVTLSKDSKDIQIFNEG from the coding sequence ATGGATGCACGCGATATTATCCGTCGCCCTATCATCACTGAAGCTTCAATGGCGCAAACAGAACGTAAGCGTTATGTCTTCGAAGTTGATACGCGCGCAACAAAGCCTGAAATTAAAAAAGCTATCGAAGAAATCTTTGAGGTTAAAGTTTCTGGTTTAAACACAGCAAACGTTCGTGGTAAGAAAAAGCGCCAAGGCCGTTATGTTGGTTACACACGTAAATTAAAGAAGGCAACAGTTACGTTGTCAAAAGATTCAAAAGATATTCAAATCTTTAACGAAGGTTAA